AATTATATCCATACACCGATGTAATAATAAAAATACCAATATTATTATATAGATACCTAGACCTTCCCTCAAAGAAAAGCAAGAAAATAAACACACCCAAAATAGTTATTCGCAAAATAGATAGTTCTTCTTTATCCTTATACTTTTCTTTTAAAAATAATGGAAATACAATAAAAAATATTAGAACAATCCATGCTCCCTCTAGGAAATGTGCAAAGTATATATATTTATCTGAATTAGGATACATAACGTTTTGAATATTTTTACTAATTCTATCCTTATGCACTAACTTAGATTCCTTGTAATCACCCTCACCATAAGCATAAAATGTTCCATCTCCAAAAATCCAGCTTGCTTTATTGGATAAAAACTTTAAATATTCTTTAAAACCAAACTCTCTAAGACGTTTTTTTATTTCAGGAATATTTTGCTTTATTCTATTTTCCTTAGTTTGACTCTTATTATTTAATCTTGCATCCGCAGCATCCACTGCACCATACAGTGCTCCTCTATCTTTTATATACTGCTTTTGCATACCTATCATAAGAAAGTAAGTTGGTGGTGTACTGTGTTCATATACATATTTTAATTTATGATTTAGTATCCCTGAATTATCCAAACTATAATTAAATACATTTAGGCTAAAGATTAATCCTAATAGCATAAGAGCACACTTTAATGCAAATTTTTTAGGATGTTTTATATTTGTTATTATTAGCACCATAATAATTGCTATCATTACAAATAGACTTGTTGGCTTCATCTTATAAGCAAACATAGCTACAATACCTATTAATATATACACCGGTAGCTTAACTTTATTTCTTTTGATTTCTTTTGACTTCAAATACAAATATAATATAAGCAGCGGATAAATCATTCCTAATATATCCGTATACGGAGTAGTAACCCAACAAGACAATATTACAAAAATAAACGAAAAGAATAGAGATGTAATTGCACCTTCAATACCAATTACCTTTTCACAAATTAAATATATTAAAAGTACTGATATATTCATTACAACAACATTTAATATTGATGCTGCATACAAAGAATGTACTACACCAAAAACCTTCAAAAATTTAAAGTATAAAATCAAAACACTAAGTAAACCTAAATTATTAGGATATAATACATAGTACTGTGAATTGACAATTTTACCTTTGTCCATAAAGGCGATAACATCACTAAACACCACACCAGAATCCCAATTAGGAGAAGTGGTCTGGAGTCCATAAGCAATAATTAATTGTGTTATTGAAAAAGTAGCTATAACTAAAGCTAACATAATATACATTTTATCTCTGTGTTTGATAAAATACTCACAAATATTTTTAATTATGCCTGTCATGGAAAAAAGTAAAAAGAGAATAAAGATTGAAAAAAGAAAAGCCAAATCTATATTATAATGTATAATATCAACTCTATTAAGAATGATAATATTTAAAAATACCCAAAATAAGCAGGCCAAAGTAATCTTATGTATAATAATTATTATTGGATTTTCTCCAATTAATAAGTTTTTGCTTACTTGTATCTTAAAAAAGCAAAAAAATAATGAAAATCCTCGTAATGCTAGAAAGTAAATTAAAATTAATACTAAATTTACAACAAAGATTTTCAAACTGTATCCTCTTTGCCTATTATTAAAAAATATAAAATAATTAGTAATAATAGAGAATACTAAGCTTAAAAAAAAGTAAATAATACTCTTTTTTCTAATTGGCAAACAATATTTAATTTTTTTCATTAATACCCCCGAAGAAATTTATACATGATGTTTTCTAACATATTCAAACATCATAACAGCGGCAGCTATACCAGCATTAAGAGATTCTACATCTCCTGGCATAGGAATTTTAGCTTTAATATCGCTGATATTTATAACCTCATCACTCAATCCATTTCCTTCATTACCGACTGCAATAATAATTTTTTCATTTAACTCTACATTGTAAAAATTATTATTTGTATTAGGAGTACTTGCTATAAGCTTAAATCCATTTTCTTTTAATCTTGCTATTTGTGATAGTTTTTCATCTTCAAATATTACAGGCAATTTAAAAATTGATCCCATGGTAGCTCTAAGAGTCTTATTATTATATATATCCACAGTACCTTTAGTTATTATAATTCCTAAGGCTCCTGCGGCATTTGCAGTTCTTATTATAGTGCCCATATTTCCAGGATCCTGAATTTTATCTACAAGCATATAGAATCCTTTTGTAATCTTACTTAAAACTTTACTGTACTTCACAACCGCAGCTATTCCTTGAGGTGTTTCCGTACTACAAATTTGATTTAAAATACTTTCTGAAACTTTTATAACTTCCACGTTTTTCTTTATATCTTCACCTATATCATTTAAAATAAACTTATCATAGCTTTTTTCAGAAACAAACAAATATTCTACGTCAAAATCAGATTCTAAAGCTTCTTTAACGAATCTTAATCCCTCCACAATAAATTTTTTGTTCAAATCTCTATACTTTTTTTCTTTTAATCTTTTAACTTCTTTTATAATAGAGTTTCCCTTACTTGTTATTGTTGTATTCAATTCGTTCATTCCTTTTTTATTATATAATACAATTGCAGCCATATATGATTTTATGTAAGCAAATCCAATATATGCATATTTATATATGCATATATTGAAAGAATTCATATAGACTGCAATTTAATAATTACTATGCGTTAATTTGTTTTTTAGCTACTTCAACTAATTCAGAAAATGCTTTAGGATCATTTATAGCGATTTCTGAAAGCATCTTTCTATTCATATCAATTCCTGCTAATTTTATTCCATTGATAAATTTAGAATATGAAAGACCATTTATTCTTGATGCAGCATTTATTCTTGCTATCCAAAGTTTTCTAAAATCTCTTTTTCTTAATCTTCTTCCAACATAAGCATTTCTAAGTGCTCTTATTACTGATTCATTTGCTGTTTTAAATAACTTACTTTTTCCACCATAATAACCTTTAGCAAGTTTTAAAACCTTTCTATGATTTTTACGTGCATTTACTGCTCTTTTTACTCTAGCCATACTAAATTAACCTCCTTAAACCTTTCCTATTATAGGTATGGTAACAATGTTTTCATTGTTTTTTCTTGTGTCTCTGAAACGTATCCACCTTTTCTAAGGTTTCTTTTAGTCTTTGTACTCTTCTTAGTAAGTATATGGCTTCTAAAAGCTTTACCTCTTTTTAACTTTCCAGTTCCAGTAGCTTTAAATCTTTTAGCAGCTGATTTCTTTGTTTTCATTTTTGGCATGTGTACTTCCTCCTATACTATTGAGCTTTTTTAGGTGCCAATATCATTATCATATTTTTACCCTCTAATTTCGCTGTCTTTTCAACAACGGCAACATCATTTATTTTCTCAACAAAATTGTCAAGTATCTTTCTACCTTTAAATGCGTAGTCTGCTTGCCTTCCCCTAAATCTTACTGTAACCTTAACTTTATCTCCGGCTGTTAAAAATTTACGTGCATTATTTGATTTAATTTGTATATCATGTTCTTCTATAGATGCACTTAATCTTACTTCTTTGATATTTACAATCTTTTGATTTTTCTTATTTTCTTTTTCTTTCTTAGTTTGCTCATAGACAAACTTACCAAAGTCCATTATCCTACAAACCGGTGGAACAGCATTAGGTGACATAACAACCAAATCAAGTTCCTTTTCTTCTGCTAGTCTAAGTGCCTCGCTTGTAGCAATAACTCCAAGCTGAGAACCATCATCACCTATTACTCTGACTTCTTTTTGCCTTATTTCCCCATTTACAATAAAATTTTTATTCTTACTTATGATTTTCACCTCCGAAAACTTAATGAATATACATATATTTATAATAAAAAAAGACGGTTATTCACCGTCTCAAATATACATAGCAAAATAAGCTGCATATCTTAAACCTTACTAGCTTCGTGGCTGTAAGGTGAGAAACGGTAGGTTTCTACTTCCAATACCTTGTAAATTATAGCACCACTTAGTGTTCTTGTCAAGAACTAAAGTGAATTTATTTTCTGCTTAACTTCAGCATTTATTCTAAATATGAAGTCCTCAACATTCATTGAGCCTAAATCTCCTTCTTTTCTGCTTCTTACAGAAATCACGCCCTCTTTTATTTCCTTATCTCCTATTACTATCATATAAGGAATCTTTTTAAGCTGAGCTTCCCTTATCTTATATCCTATTTTTTCATTTCTAACATCTTTTTCAACTCTTATTCCTGCATCTCTTAATTTTTGGCTTATAACATCAACATATTCTACTTGACTATCTGTTATGTTCATAACTTTAACTTGCACCGGTGCAAGCCAAGTTGGAAAAGCACCTGCATAATGCTCTATTAAAATTCCTATAAATCTTTCTATACTTCCAAAAACAACTCTATGAACCATAACTGGTCTATGTTTTTCTCCATCTGCACCAACATAGTTAATATCAAATCTTTCAGGCATTTGAAAATCAAGTTGTATTGTTCCACACTGCCATGTTCTGCCTATACAATCCTTAAGATGAAAATCTATTTTAGGTCCGTAGAAGGCTCCATCACCTTCATTAACTATATACTTTAAATTTGCAGCATTAAGTGCATTTATAAGTCCATTTGTAGCTGCTTCCCAATCTTCGTCACTTCCCATGGAATCTTCTGGTCTTGTAGATAATTCAACATAATAGTCAAATCCGAATACTTTATAAAACGAATCTATAAGTTTTATTACTTTTAGTATTTCTTCAGTTATTTGATCTTTAGTCATAAATATATGTGCATCATCTTGGTTAAAACATCTTACTCTCATAAGTCCATGAAGAGCTCCAGATTTTTCATGTCTGTGAACAAGTCCTATCTCCCCAAGCTTTATAGGAAGTTCTCTATAAGAATGTATGTTATCTTTATATACCAAAATTGATCCTGGACAGTTCATAGGTTTTATAGCATAATCCTGCTCATCAATTTTAGTAAAATACATATTTTCTTTATAGTGATCCCAATGTCCTGATTGATGCCATAATTGTTCATTTAATATTACTGGTGTACTTATTTCATCATATCCTGCTTTATTATGAACCTGTCTCCAATAATTTAATAAAATATTTTTTATTACCATTCCCTTTGGGTGAAAAAATGGAAATCCTGGTCCTTCTTCATGCATAGTAAATAGATCGAGTTCTTTTCCAATTTTTCTATGATCTCTCTTCTTAGCTTCTTCAAGCATATGGATATACTCCTCAAGATCTGCTTTTTTTGTAAATGCAGTTCCATATATTCTTTGAAGCATTTTATTCTTTTCATTTCCTCTCCAATATGCACCTGCAACTGACATAAGTTTTACAACTTTTACCTTAGCAGTAGATTCAACATGGGGTCCTGCACATAAATCAACGAAGTCCCCTTGTTTGTAAAATGAAATTACTGCATCTTCTGGTAGATCTTTTATAAGTTCTACCTTGTAAGGCTCTTTTTTTTCTTCCATATATTCTATAGCTTTTTCCCTTGGAAGTTCAAATTTTTCAAGCTTCAAGTTTTCTTTTATTATTTTATCCATTTCCTTCTCTATTTTAGGAAACATTTCTTCTGTAAATGAGAAATCTGCATCAATATCATAATAAAATCCTTCATCTATTGCAGGTCCTATAGCTAATTTTGCTTCAGGATAAAGTCTTTTAATTGCTTGTGCTAATATATGTGAAGCTGTATGCCTTAATGTCCATTTTCCATCCTCATCATCAAATGTAAGTATTTCAAGAGTACAATCTTTATCAATATTAGTCATTAATTCTGCTCTTTCTCCATTGATTTTAGCGGAAATTGCTTTCTTATAAAGTCCTGGACTTATTGATTTTGCAATATCACCTGGAGTTGTTGTACTGTTAAACTCCATAACTTTTCCATCTTTAAGTGTTACTTTAATCATATTAATTCCTCCTACAAAAATTATTTATCAAAAAAATAAAACTCCTCCCATACAAAGGGACGAGTTACCGTGCTTCCACCCAAATTAAAAGAAGTTATATTATCTTCTTTTCACTCAAATCAATAACGCAGATATACGGAGATGCTTACTAAACAGTTCAGCACTCAGCTCAAAGGTGGTTTTCAATAATACACATTTAAGAAACTTTCAGCTAAAATTTCTCTCTCTTTAAAATAGTAATTACTTACTCTTCCTTTTCAAAGCCTTTATTTAACTTAAATTATATTCCAATAAAATTCATAAGTCAATATATAAAAATTTTAACTTTATATTATTTAAGTTCTTCCCATAGTAATTTCACTACAAAATATCACTTTATTTTCAAAAACATTCTCTATAGTATTTAAAATTTCTTTATTTTGAAATTTATCAGCATCATAAATAATTATTTTTTGAGGACATGCTGTTATAAGCCCACTTATAAGTATATCATCTTCATTTATTCCTTTTTTAGATTTAGCCCCTGAAAATTCATTCATAACCTTATCTGTTATATCTTCTCCCTTGACATCTGTAAGTTTATATTCACCAGTTTCTAATACATAAATATTTACAATTTCAATTTTACTTTCTTGCATATCCACAAAATATTTCAATAACTTTACAAATTCATCATATTCTTTTTCAATCATATACCTTTCTATAACTTTGTCTATTATTATTTTTAAATTTGCTTCTATAAATTTCATTCTAAACCTAACAAAACCAGTTATATTTACTTCATCATATTCCTCAAGACATTCATTTATCTTTTCCAAAATTTTATTCTTCTTATTTATATAAAATATCTCTTCATCATTTATATTATTATCTTTTAAAATCTCACCAACACACACTTCCCGTATCTCACTCATTTCATCTATATCTAAAAAGAAATAAGACTCTTCTAATATATCGTTAAGACTCATCATACAAAAATCTATAGCCATTATATCATATAGTACTTTAGCAAAATACCTATTAAATTTGATTTTAACACTATGATCATATTCGTAATTGTTACACATAACTTTTATAAAATGAGTGTCTTCTTCCATACTTTCACATATTCCAATATTTATATTGTCTTTGTGTAAACTTTCCTTTATTTCTTCAATACTACTTATAACATAATTAATCTTATCCTTAACAACTATAGTTTTAATAAGCATTTTACCAATCCTTTCTAATTGGATACAATACAAATGCAAATTTATCTTAATGACATAAATCCAATCCTATTTAGTATGTATCTAAAATTTTAACTATATGCATTTATTTTAATAAAAATATATAATATACATGTAAGGAAACAGTTGAATTTTTAATTTTTAATATAAAAAATTAATTTCAATATATTTTACCTTATAGAAATTAAAATTGTGAGGTGTTTTTTTGAAAGCTGTTATTGTGGACAATAGAATAAGCGAACTAGAAAAATATAATTTAAAAAAGTTAGATTTAAATATAATTTTAACTCCTATATGTAAAGATATTTCCTCTCCTATTTCTGGTCACCCTGATGAAGTTATTTGTAAAGTATCCGATAAACTCATGATTATATATAAAAGTTCTACTTCTGAATTTATTGCTTCTATTAAAAATTTGGGCATAAACATAATAAAATCATCTAATACTTTAGGAAATGAATATCCTAATGATGTAGCTTTAAATGGTGTAGTTCTTAAGGATTTTTTTATACATAATATTAAGTATACAGATCCATCCCTTTATAATAACATTCTAGATAAAACTATTATAAATGTTAAACAGGGTTATACTAAATGTTCAACTGCAGTAATAAACGACTATGCCTTAATGACAAGCGATATAGGAATTGCAAATTCCGCCTCAAAATTCAATTTAGACGTACTACTCCTACCTCCCGGCGATATTGTTCTTCCCGGCTTTGAATATGGTTTTATAGGTGGCAGCTGTGGTTTAATTAATAAAAACACATTAGCTTTTTACGGAAACTTAGAAAAATATAAATTTAAAAATAAAGTTTTAAATTTTTTAAATAAACATAATATAAAGCCTATATACCTTAGTGATAGTAAGCTTATTGATCGAGGAAGTATTATCACTATCTAGAAATAAGTTTAAAAAAGGCTATCTCAATTAAAATTGAGATAGCCCCTTTAACCTTATTCTAGTTTTTAACTATTTAAGACTGCTTTCATATTCTTGGATCATTTTTTTAACCATTTGTCCGCCTACAGATCCATTCTCTCTTGAAGTAAGATCTCCGTTGTAGCCTTCTTTTAAGTTTACTCCTACTTCTTTAGCAGCTTCCATCTTAAACTTATCTAATGCTCCTCTTGCTTCTGGTACTAATGTTTGGTTATTTCTTCTTGACATAATGTGTTACCTCCTTTTTAATTGACTCGTATTGAATTTACACTATAAGTTTGTGCTTTTTTAAGATATTTAATCTATTAAATTAAATGAAATATGTCCAATACTTGTATAGTAGCTTACCTTTTTAGTTTTTAGTAATTTTATATAAGAATATACAAATACTTCATTATAAATATTGATAAAGCTTGTTATGTTTGTTATAATACTTGTATAATTATATTTAGGAGGTAACATAATGGAAAGCGAAAATGAACAAAATTTAAAAGTAGGTGCAGGAATAATAACAATATCAATTCTTCATTTTATAGGTGCATTCTTTACCTTTATTGGATATGTATTTATGTATGCATATAAAGATAAAATAATGAATATTCTAGCTCAAAGTGGTCAGTCAACAGCAATGCCTAGCACATCTTCTATAGCTATAAATTTAATTTTAGAAATAATTCTTGTTGTAGGTCTTATTCTAATACTTAATAAAAAAAATTTAGGAGCATACCTATATTTTTTATCTGAAATTGTATTTATTATTTACTATATTATAACTTCAGGTTTTTCATTAAGTTTACTATTATACTTTATTCTTCCAATTATTATGGCTATATTTATATATAAGAAGAAAAATGTGTTTTGGCCTAATTCAAAATCTAATGCATAATAATTACAATATTTCATAAAATTTAATATTGTATAACTAATCTTAATACTATATAATAAAAATCCTTTATAATATTAATTTTTAACTTTAAATTATGAAGGATTTTTTTCTTTTTTGTAGAATAAATATACTTGGTTTTGTCTAAAATTATTTGCTGACTTAAAACGACATAATTAATTATTTAGGGGGAGATTAAAACGAAAAAAATTTTTAGTTTTACATTTATTGTCGGTTTGTTTTGTATTTTCTTAGGATTTAATACAAACATTTTTGCCGACACTACAACTACAGTTCCTGATGTTACATATCAATCACAGATTCAGAACATAGGGTGGCAGGATGTTAAGAGTTCAGGTGATACCTCAGGGACAATTGGACAAAGCCTACGAGTAGAGACATTTAGAATCAATCTTATTAATGCCCCAGCTGGAGCAAAAATCAAATATAGTGCTCATGTTCAAAACATCGGTTGGATGGATTTTGTTTATAGTCCTAATATGGCTGGAACAGTTAATCAAAGTCTAAGACTTGAAGCTTTTAAAATTTCATTAGAAAACATGCCTGGATATTCCGTTGAATATAAAGCTCATGTTCAAAACATCGGTTGGCAGGACTGGGTTAAGGACGGTGCAGTTGCCGGAACTACTGGTCAAGATTTAAGAGTTGAAGCTATACAAATAAAGCTTGTGAAGTTATCAAACGTTAGCTCTGTATCTCTTAATAAATCTAATGATACTTTAACCGCAGGAAATACTGATACGCTAAAGGCAGCTGTAAATCCAACAGATGCATATGTAACATCTACAAATTGGACATCTTCAAACACTTCTGTTGCCACAGTAGATAATACTGGAAAAGTAACCGCAGTAAATGCTGGAACTGCTACTATAACTACTACAGTTAACGGAAGTGTAACCGCTTCATGTAACGTTACAGTTACAAGTCCAGTTAATGTTACAAGCGTAAGCCTAAACAAAACCACTGATTCTCTAAATGTAGGAGCTTCAGATACTTTAACAGCAAATATATTACCTGACACTGCAAGTAAAAAAGATGTTTCTTGGACATCTTCTAATACTTCAATAGCAACAGTAGACACTACTGGGAAAATAACTGGTATAAGTGCTGGAACTGCCACTATAACTGCCACTACAGCTGATGGAAATAAAACAGCAACTTGTAATGTAACAGTTAAAAGCACTCAAGCTGATGGAATATCCGTTTCTTATCAAGCTAATGTTAAAGGTCAAGGTTGGCAAAACCCTGTAAGCGATTCTGAAATTGCTGGTACTATAGATAAAGCGTTACCAACAAACGGTTTTAAAATCCAATTGCTTAATGCTCCATCAGGAGCTAGGATAAAGTATCAGACTCAAGTTCAATACTTAGGCTGGCAGCCTCTTGTATATGATGGAACTGAATCTGGGTCTGGTGGACAAGATTTAAATGTTGAAGCAATAAAAATTTATCTTGAAAACATGCCTGGCTACACTGTGGAATACCAAGCTCAAGTTCAAAATATTGGTTGGCAAAATTGGGTTAGTAATGGTGCTATTGCCGGTACTGTTGGTCCAGGTCTAAGACTTGAGGCTTTAAGAATTAGAATTGTAAAGGATATTCACGTTCAATACCAAGCACATATTGAAAATATAGGTTGGAAAGATGCTGTTACAGATGGAACTATAGTGAGTACAAATGCAAAACCTCTTGCATTTCAAGCATTAAAGGTAAATCTTGAAAATGCACCTGCTGGTGCTAAGGTTCAATGTACAGCACATGTTCAAAATATAGGTTGGATGAATCCTGTTTATGATGGTGATGTTGTTGGTACTACAGGACAATCACTTAGACTAGAAGCATTAAAACTTAAACTTATTAATGCTCCTGGATACAGAATAAAATACCAAGTAGATGTACAAGGTATTGGATGGATGAACTGGGTTAGTGATGATCAGATTGCCGGTACTGTTGGTTTAAATCTTAGAATACAAGGAATACGAATAAAAGTATATGCTGATGATGGAGTTCAAACTGTTCCATCTGTTCAGCCTTCTTCTACAAGTTTAAACACAATAAACTACAAGGCTTCTGAATACTTACGTTATTCTTCTAATATACAAAGTACGAACCAAACTGCTATACAATTGCATGGAGGAATTAACGAGAATAACTGTGTTTACTTCTCAAGTACAGCTCTTAGAGCCGTAGGATATAGTGTTCCTCTTTCAATGTGTAATACAGGTCAGTACACTAACTTCTTACTTTCAAAAGGATGGACAAAACAAACAAACAAAGATTTGTTAACTCCTGGAAGTGTATGCTTCACTGTAAATGATGGTCTAGATTATCCAACTCATACTTATATGTTTTTAGATTGGGTTAATCCTGATGATCACACTATGGCATACATTGCTGATAATCAAGGAAATGATGTTCATATAAGGAGCTTACTTGATGCTCCTGGTGTAGACGCTTTTGCGTACTTCCTTCATCAGTAATAATTAAAAAACTGCTCCAAAAATTTGGAGCAGTTTTATTTTATATAAAAATTGTATTTTATTCAAAAGAAAAAAACTCTTGAAAATTATTATTTTCAAGAGTTTTTTTGGAGGCGCCACCCAGATTTGAACTGGGGATAAAGGTTTTGCAGACCTCTGCCTTACCACTTGGCTATAGCGCCATATGGAGCGGAAGACGAGATTCGAACTCGCGACGTTCACCTTGGCAAGGTGACGCTCTACCACTGAGCCACTCCCGCATTACAACTAACATGGTGGCCAGACCAGGAATCGAACCAGGGACACGAGGATTTTCAGTCCTCTGCTCTACCGACTGAGCTATCTGGCCAAAATGGCGACTTGGAAGGGGATCGAACCCTCGACCTCTGGCGTGACAGGCCAGCACTCTAACCAGCTGAGCTACCAAGCCATAAACCATGTTAGACATATAAGTGGTGGGCACTACAGGGCTCGAACCTGTGACCCTCTGCTTGTAAGGCAGATGCTCTCCCAGCTGAGCTAAGCGCCCACACATACGTCTTAATCAAGACAAGGAAAATTATACAACAAAACAAACTATATGTCAATACTTTATTTGTTATTTTCCAGCTTTTCTATTAAACTTCCAATCTCCTTGTTAGAGAATATATATTTTTTATTACAAAAATTACACACTATTTCTTCTTGTTTTCCTTCATCATATATCTCTTTCAAATCCTTCATTCCAATACTTATAAGTGCTTTTTCGACTCTATCTCTTGAACAATCACATCTATATTTAGGGACTATACCCTCATCAAGTATTTTTAAATCCATATCTTCAAAAATAAATTCTAATATATCTTCTATTGACATACCTTTTACTATAAGATCAGTTATTGAAGGTATTTCTTCTAATCTATATGTTATAAGATCAGCTACTAAATCGTCTGCTCCTGGCATCATCTGTATTATAAAACCGCCTGATGCTTTTATCGATAAATCCTTATCTACAAGAACACCAAGTCCAACTGCAGATGGCGTTTGCTCAGAATTAACATAATAGTAGGCAATATCATCACCTATCTCACCAGTATATATAGGAACTTGACCTACATATGGTTCTTTTAATCCCATATCCCTTATTACAAGCAAACTACCATTCTTTCCGATAATACCTCCAACATCCAGCTTACCTTTGCTATTAACAGGTAAATCAGCATTAGGATTTGCTATATATCCTTTTACATGTGCATCACTATATGATGTTACTGTAACACTTTTAGCTATTCCCCCGCCATTTATTTTAAGCGTGATACTATCCTTATCTGATTTAAGTTGAGCACCCATAAGAGCTCCTGCTGTAAGCATCCTACCAAGTGCAGCCGCCGCTGTAGGTGCACATTTATGAGTTTTGACCCCCTCATTAACCATATCTGTTGTTATAGCTGCAATTATTCTAACATCTCCATTTTTAGCAGTTGCTTTCACTAATTTATCCATAATTACCTTTTACCTCCTAGAAACTACATATGTTATTCTTTCTGTCTTTTCATTAATTTCTTTGTCACTGTAACAATCAATCCTATTTACTACATTAAGTTGTCCTTCTTTAAGATAGTAATCTATAGCTTCATTTCTATATGCTTTTTCTTCATGTTCTTCATTGAATCTTCTGTACATACTACCATCCTTAACAAAAAAGCTTATATACATTGACACTATATCATCCTCAAAGCTATTCTCCCAGTAATAAAATACATCATCATCATCATAACTAAAATCATTATTACCTAGAACCTCTGAAAGCTTATAATATGAATTTACATCAAATATAAAAATTCCATTCTCTTTTAGAAGATTGCCTACAGATTTAAAGTATCTTTTTAATGCCCTTTCATCTATTATATAATTTGTAGAGTCAAGGCAACAAGTTATAAGATCAAACTTTTTATTAATATCTAATTCTGATATATCTTGGCATATAAAATTTGCCTTTAAACCTTTTTTTCTAAATTTATTGTCGGCTTCCGAAAGCATTTCTTCAGAAAGATCAACTGCCCAGGTATTTTTAAACTTGGGGCATAAATTTTCCGTAAGATTCCCTGTTCCACATGCCAAATCAAGATAATCATCAAATTCAATATTATTTTCTATACATTTACTTACTATAAACTCACTCCAATTTTTATAATCAACATCAACTCTTATAAGCTTATCATAAATATGTGCAAACTTATT
The Clostridium felsineum DSM 794 DNA segment above includes these coding regions:
- a CDS encoding alpha/beta-type small acid-soluble spore protein: MSRRNNQTLVPEARGALDKFKMEAAKEVGVNLKEGYNGDLTSRENGSVGGQMVKKMIQEYESSLK
- a CDS encoding DUF6873 family GME fold protein, which codes for MKAVIVDNRISELEKYNLKKLDLNIILTPICKDISSPISGHPDEVICKVSDKLMIIYKSSTSEFIASIKNLGINIIKSSNTLGNEYPNDVALNGVVLKDFFIHNIKYTDPSLYNNILDKTIINVKQGYTKCSTAVINDYALMTSDIGIANSASKFNLDVLLLPPGDIVLPGFEYGFIGGSCGLINKNTLAFYGNLEKYKFKNKVLNFLNKHNIKPIYLSDSKLIDRGSIITI
- the hslO gene encoding Hsp33 family molecular chaperone HslO yields the protein MMDKLVKATAKNGDVRIIAAITTDMVNEGVKTHKCAPTAAAALGRMLTAGALMGAQLKSDKDSITLKINGGGIAKSVTVTSYSDAHVKGYIANPNADLPVNSKGKLDVGGIIGKNGSLLVIRDMGLKEPYVGQVPIYTGEIGDDIAYYYVNSEQTPSAVGLGVLVDKDLSIKASGGFIIQMMPGADDLVADLITYRLEEIPSITDLIVKGMSIEDILEFIFEDMDLKILDEGIVPKYRCDCSRDRVEKALISIGMKDLKEIYDEGKQEEIVCNFCNKKYIFSNKEIGSLIEKLENNK
- a CDS encoding Ig-like domain-containing protein, with the protein product MFCIFLGFNTNIFADTTTTVPDVTYQSQIQNIGWQDVKSSGDTSGTIGQSLRVETFRINLINAPAGAKIKYSAHVQNIGWMDFVYSPNMAGTVNQSLRLEAFKISLENMPGYSVEYKAHVQNIGWQDWVKDGAVAGTTGQDLRVEAIQIKLVKLSNVSSVSLNKSNDTLTAGNTDTLKAAVNPTDAYVTSTNWTSSNTSVATVDNTGKVTAVNAGTATITTTVNGSVTASCNVTVTSPVNVTSVSLNKTTDSLNVGASDTLTANILPDTASKKDVSWTSSNTSIATVDTTGKITGISAGTATITATTADGNKTATCNVTVKSTQADGISVSYQANVKGQGWQNPVSDSEIAGTIDKALPTNGFKIQLLNAPSGARIKYQTQVQYLGWQPLVYDGTESGSGGQDLNVEAIKIYLENMPGYTVEYQAQVQNIGWQNWVSNGAIAGTVGPGLRLEALRIRIVKDIHVQYQAHIENIGWKDAVTDGTIVSTNAKPLAFQALKVNLENAPAGAKVQCTAHVQNIGWMNPVYDGDVVGTTGQSLRLEALKLKLINAPGYRIKYQVDVQGIGWMNWVSDDQIAGTVGLNLRIQGIRIKVYADDGVQTVPSVQPSSTSLNTINYKASEYLRYSSNIQSTNQTAIQLHGGINENNCVYFSSTALRAVGYSVPLSMCNTGQYTNFLLSKGWTKQTNKDLLTPGSVCFTVNDGLDYPTHTYMFLDWVNPDDHTMAYIADNQGNDVHIRSLLDAPGVDAFAYFLHQ
- a CDS encoding class I SAM-dependent DNA methyltransferase; translation: MDCYNKFAHIYDKLIRVDVDYKNWSEFIVSKCIENNIEFDDYLDLACGTGNLTENLCPKFKNTWAVDLSEEMLSEADNKFRKKGLKANFICQDISELDINKKFDLITCCLDSTNYIIDERALKRYFKSVGNLLKENGIFIFDVNSYYKLSEVLGNNDFSYDDDDVFYYWENSFEDDIVSMYISFFVKDGSMYRRFNEEHEEKAYRNEAIDYYLKEGQLNVVNRIDCYSDKEINEKTERITYVVSRR